One genomic region from Mycobacterium basiliense encodes:
- a CDS encoding NUDIX hydrolase, translated as MSYGNTAHEVLAVVFQVRQIAAARGQGLSAGKPQLNVLLWQRAQDPEKGAWSLPGGRLRNDEDMTTSVRRQLAEKVDLRELAHLEQLAVFSDPHRLPGANRIIASTFLGLVPSPATPELPADTRWHPVNSLPPMAFDHGPMVAHARTRLVAKMSYTNIGFALAPKEFALSTLRDIYGAALGYQVDATNLQRVLARRKVITRTGTIAQSGRTGGRPAALYRFADSQLRVTDEFAALRPPG; from the coding sequence ATGTCCTATGGTAACACCGCTCACGAAGTTCTGGCTGTCGTGTTTCAAGTTCGCCAAATTGCAGCGGCCCGCGGACAGGGGTTAAGCGCCGGAAAACCGCAGCTTAACGTGCTGTTATGGCAGCGCGCACAGGATCCAGAAAAAGGTGCCTGGTCCCTGCCGGGCGGACGCTTACGCAACGACGAGGACATGACCACCTCGGTGCGACGTCAACTTGCCGAAAAAGTGGATCTGCGCGAGCTGGCCCATTTGGAGCAGCTTGCGGTGTTTTCCGATCCGCATCGGCTGCCAGGTGCCAACCGGATAATCGCATCTACCTTTCTCGGGCTTGTCCCCTCCCCCGCCACTCCGGAGCTGCCGGCGGACACGCGCTGGCATCCGGTGAATTCATTGCCACCGATGGCGTTCGATCACGGCCCGATGGTGGCCCACGCCCGCACCAGGTTGGTAGCCAAGATGTCCTATACCAATATCGGATTTGCTTTGGCCCCAAAAGAATTTGCACTTTCGACATTGCGCGACATTTACGGGGCGGCATTGGGTTATCAGGTCGATGCGACCAACCTGCAACGTGTCCTCGCCCGTCGCAAGGTGATCACCCGCACGGGCACGATTGCCCAGTCCGGCCGCACCGGTGGCCGTCCCGCGGCGTTGTACCGATTTGCCGACTCCCAACTGAGGGTCACCGACGAGTTCGCCGCCCTGCGACCGCCTGGCTAG
- the nadA gene encoding quinolinate synthase NadA gives MTVLNRMDTLVRDVTDMSARVTNSPDGYAGVDGDARWAAEIRRLARLRGATLLAHNYQLPAIQDVADHVGDSLALSRIAADAPEDTIVFCGVHFMAETAKILSPDKTVLIPDQRAGCSLADSITPDDLRAWKAEHPDAVVVSYVNTTAEVKALTDICCTSSNAVDVVASIDPAREVLFCPDQFLGAHVRRVTGRTNLHVWAGECHVHAGINGDELTHQASENPDAELFVHPECGCATSALYLAGEGAFPAERVKILSTGGMLDAAHETRARKVLVATEVGMLHQLRRAAPEVDFQAVNDRASCKYMKMITPAALLRCLVEGADEVHVDPDIAAAGRRSVQRMIEIGQPGGGE, from the coding sequence GTGACGGTTTTGAATCGCATGGACACGCTCGTTCGTGACGTGACCGACATGTCTGCCCGGGTTACCAACTCGCCTGACGGCTACGCCGGAGTGGACGGCGACGCACGGTGGGCCGCGGAGATTCGCCGGTTAGCACGATTGCGTGGAGCCACGCTGCTGGCGCACAACTACCAGCTGCCAGCGATCCAAGACGTCGCCGACCATGTGGGGGATTCGCTGGCGTTGTCGCGTATCGCTGCCGATGCGCCTGAGGACACCATCGTGTTTTGCGGTGTGCACTTCATGGCGGAGACCGCCAAAATTCTGAGCCCGGACAAGACGGTGCTGATTCCCGATCAACGGGCGGGCTGCTCACTGGCCGACTCGATCACTCCCGACGATTTGCGCGCCTGGAAAGCCGAGCACCCGGACGCAGTCGTGGTTTCTTACGTCAACACCACGGCGGAGGTCAAGGCACTTACCGATATCTGTTGCACCTCGTCAAACGCGGTGGACGTGGTGGCCTCCATCGATCCCGCCCGCGAGGTGTTGTTTTGCCCGGACCAGTTTCTAGGGGCACACGTGCGCCGCGTGACCGGTCGCACCAATCTGCACGTCTGGGCGGGCGAGTGCCACGTGCACGCCGGGATTAACGGCGACGAACTCACTCACCAGGCGAGCGAGAACCCAGATGCCGAGCTATTCGTCCATCCCGAGTGCGGCTGCGCCACCTCGGCGCTCTATCTGGCCGGCGAAGGTGCTTTCCCGGCCGAGCGGGTAAAGATCTTGTCCACGGGTGGGATGCTCGACGCGGCACACGAGACACGCGCCCGCAAGGTCCTGGTCGCCACCGAGGTCGGCATGCTGCATCAGCTGAGACGGGCGGCGCCGGAAGTCGACTTCCAGGCCGTAAACGACCGCGCCTCATGCAAGTACATGAAGATGATCACTCCCGCGGCCTTGCTGCGCTGCCTGGTCGAAGGTGCCGACGAAGTCCATGTCGACCCCGACATTGCAGCCGCGGGGCGCCGGAGTGTGCAGCGGATGATCGAGATCGGGCAGCCGGGCGGCGGCGAATGA
- a CDS encoding L-aspartate oxidase, with product MRAGPAWRDVADVVVIGTGVAGLAAALAAHRRGRRVVLLNKADGRFGVTATHYAQGGIAVVLPDSNDSIDEHVADTLAAGAGLCDPDAVYSIVADGFRAITELVGEGARFDEKAPGRWALTREGGHSRRRIVHAGGDATGAEVQRALDHAAALLDIRTSHVAVRVLQDDSAVTGVLVLSPDGLGVISAPSVILATGGLGHLYSATTNPDGSTGDGIALALWAGVTVSDLEFIQFHPTMLYAGGRGGGRRPLISEAVRGEGAILLDRQGRSITAGVHPMGDLAPRDVVAAAIDTRMKATGDPCVYLDARGIEGFESRFPTVTASCRAAGIDPIRQPIPVIPGAHYSCGGVTTDVYGRTDLPGLFAAGEVARTGMHGANRLASNSLLEGLVVGGRAGKAAAAHAATAGPSRATWPEPLVHTAPQRGELQRAMSQEASVVRNADGLRWLSAMLDGPVRSVASRRDFEDVALALAARAVVAAALARTESRGCHHRAECLDATPDQARSMMIRLADDPNTVSAEALAAVG from the coding sequence ATGAGGGCCGGTCCCGCGTGGCGGGATGTGGCCGACGTCGTCGTCATAGGTACCGGCGTCGCCGGCTTGGCGGCTGCGCTGGCCGCACATCGCCGCGGCCGCCGCGTTGTCCTCCTCAACAAGGCGGATGGCCGGTTTGGGGTCACGGCGACGCACTATGCCCAAGGTGGCATCGCGGTGGTGTTGCCGGATTCCAACGATTCGATCGACGAGCACGTCGCAGACACCCTGGCTGCCGGCGCTGGCCTGTGCGACCCGGACGCGGTGTACTCGATCGTCGCCGACGGCTTTCGGGCGATCACCGAACTGGTCGGTGAGGGAGCGCGGTTCGACGAAAAGGCGCCCGGCCGTTGGGCGCTCACCCGAGAAGGCGGGCACTCACGGCGACGGATCGTGCACGCGGGAGGCGACGCCACCGGGGCAGAAGTCCAGCGCGCGCTCGACCACGCCGCCGCCCTACTAGACATCCGTACCAGCCACGTCGCCGTGCGGGTGCTCCAAGACGACAGTGCGGTGACGGGTGTTTTGGTGCTCAGCCCCGATGGGCTCGGCGTCATCAGCGCGCCGTCGGTAATCCTGGCTACCGGCGGGCTAGGGCATTTGTACAGCGCCACCACCAACCCGGACGGTTCGACCGGTGACGGCATTGCGTTGGCGCTATGGGCCGGGGTCACGGTTAGTGATCTCGAGTTCATCCAGTTCCACCCAACGATGCTGTACGCCGGTGGCCGCGGCGGTGGCCGGCGGCCGCTGATCAGCGAGGCCGTCCGTGGGGAGGGCGCGATATTGCTTGACCGGCAAGGTCGTTCGATTACCGCGGGCGTTCATCCGATGGGTGATCTGGCGCCACGCGACGTCGTCGCGGCCGCTATCGATACTCGAATGAAAGCCACCGGCGATCCGTGCGTTTACCTCGACGCGCGTGGCATCGAGGGCTTCGAGTCGCGGTTCCCGACGGTCACCGCATCGTGTAGGGCCGCCGGTATCGATCCGATCCGTCAACCCATCCCGGTGATACCCGGCGCGCACTATAGCTGTGGCGGCGTCACCACCGATGTGTACGGCCGGACCGACCTGCCGGGCTTGTTCGCCGCCGGCGAGGTGGCCCGCACCGGCATGCACGGAGCCAACCGGCTGGCGTCCAACAGCCTGCTGGAAGGTTTGGTGGTCGGTGGACGCGCCGGGAAGGCAGCGGCCGCACACGCGGCGACGGCTGGGCCATCGCGCGCGACATGGCCCGAGCCGCTCGTGCACACCGCGCCGCAACGGGGTGAGCTCCAGCGGGCGATGAGTCAGGAAGCGTCGGTGGTGCGCAACGCCGACGGGCTGCGATGGCTGTCGGCGATGCTGGATGGGCCGGTTCGCAGTGTCGCCAGCCGCCGCGATTTCGAGGACGTGGCTTTGGCTCTGGCCGCCCGTGCCGTGGTCGCCGCCGCCTTGGCGCGCACCGAAAGTCGTGGTTGTCACCACCGCGCCGAGTGCTTGGATGCCACACCTGACCAGGCGCGCAGCATGATGATCCGGTTGGCCGACGACCCCAACACCGTATCCGCGGAGGCGTTGGCGGCGGTGGGCTGA
- the nadC gene encoding carboxylating nicotinate-nucleotide diphosphorylase, whose amino-acid sequence MKLSDGERAAARETIRRGLDEDLSCGPDVTTLATVPAGATATALMVPREAGVVAGVDVALLVLDEVIGADGYRVLDRVDDGARVQPGEPVLTIHAETRGLLTAERTMLNLVCHMSGIATTTAAWVDAVHGTKAKIRDTRKTLPGLRALQKYAVRVGGGVNHRLALGDEALIKDNHVAAAGSVVDALRAVRAAAPELSCEVEVDSLEQLDAVLPEKPELILLDNFPVWQTQTAVQRRDTRAPTVLLESSGGLSLDNAATYAATGVDYLAVGALTHSVRVLDVGLDM is encoded by the coding sequence ATGAAGCTGTCTGACGGTGAACGGGCCGCCGCTCGAGAGACCATTCGTCGTGGTCTCGACGAGGACCTGAGCTGTGGACCCGATGTCACCACGCTGGCTACGGTGCCCGCCGGCGCGACCGCCACAGCGTTAATGGTTCCCCGCGAGGCCGGCGTGGTCGCCGGGGTCGATGTTGCGTTGTTGGTGCTCGACGAGGTAATCGGAGCAGACGGATACCGGGTGCTCGATCGGGTCGACGACGGCGCCCGGGTGCAGCCCGGGGAGCCGGTCTTGACGATCCACGCGGAAACGCGCGGCCTACTAACTGCGGAACGCACCATGCTGAATTTGGTTTGTCACATGTCGGGGATTGCCACCACGACGGCGGCGTGGGTCGACGCCGTGCACGGCACCAAGGCCAAGATCCGCGATACCCGCAAAACATTGCCGGGTTTGCGCGCACTGCAGAAATATGCCGTGCGCGTCGGTGGCGGCGTCAACCACCGGTTGGCGTTGGGGGACGAGGCGTTGATCAAAGACAACCACGTTGCTGCGGCAGGCTCGGTGGTCGACGCGCTGCGGGCGGTGCGCGCCGCCGCACCCGAACTTTCTTGCGAGGTCGAAGTCGATTCACTCGAGCAGCTCGATGCCGTATTACCGGAAAAGCCGGAACTGATACTGCTGGATAACTTTCCCGTCTGGCAGACCCAGACGGCGGTGCAGCGACGGGACACCCGGGCACCAACGGTTCTGCTCGAGTCCTCGGGCGGGCTGAGTCTGGACAACGCGGCGACGTACGCCGCGACGGGTGTGGACTATCTCGCGGTGGGTGCGCTAACCCACTCGGTTCGTGTCCTGGACGTCGGCCTGGACATGTAG
- a CDS encoding nitroreductase family deazaflavin-dependent oxidoreductase, giving the protein MSAKDHPNNAPGVPMVFPPWFERFQIKYINPALKPIARYLPGTATITHRGRKSGKQYRTIVTAYRKGDVLAIALGHGKTDWVKNVLAAGEADVCFTRHHVHLTNPRILPAGSDGDGLPFMARAQVGRMGIFVADIT; this is encoded by the coding sequence ATGTCCGCAAAGGACCACCCGAACAACGCCCCGGGCGTACCGATGGTGTTCCCGCCCTGGTTTGAACGGTTTCAGATCAAATACATCAACCCTGCGCTCAAACCGATCGCACGCTACCTGCCTGGCACCGCAACTATTACACATCGCGGTCGCAAATCCGGTAAGCAGTACCGCACCATCGTGACCGCCTATCGCAAGGGCGATGTGTTGGCCATCGCGCTGGGCCACGGCAAGACCGACTGGGTCAAGAACGTGCTGGCCGCCGGAGAAGCCGACGTGTGCTTCACCCGGCACCACGTTCACCTCACCAACCCACGGATTCTGCCGGCGGGCTCCGATGGCGACGGATTGCCGTTTATGGCGCGCGCGCAGGTGGGTCGGATGGGGATTTTCGTGGCTGACATCACCTGA
- the hisD gene encoding histidinol dehydrogenase, translated as MLARIDLRGAELTAARLRAAMPRGGADVEAVLPSVRPIVQAVAERGAEAALEYGASFDGVRPPAVRVPDSALHAALSELDPDVRDALQVMVERTRAVHTDQRRSDVTTTLGPGATVTERWIPVERVGLYVPGGNAVYPSSVVMNVVPAQAAGVDSLVIASPPQSAPQTRFDGLPHPTILAAARLLGVDEVWSVGGAQAVALLAYGGTDRDGRELVPVDMITGPGNIYVTAAKRLCRSQVGIDAEAGPTEIAILADNMADPAHVAADLISQAEHDEMAASVLVTPSQDLADATDTELAAQLQTTVHRERVIAALRGRQSAIILVDDLDAGVQVVNAYAAEHLEIQTADAPQVASRIRSAGAIFVGPWSPVSLGDYCAGSNHVLPTAGCARHSSGLSVQTFLRGVHVVDYTEAALKDVSGHVITLAKAEDLPAHGEAVRRRFER; from the coding sequence CTGCTGGCCCGCATCGACCTACGAGGTGCCGAGTTGACGGCTGCTCGGCTCAGGGCGGCCATGCCGCGCGGGGGAGCCGACGTGGAGGCCGTATTGCCGTCGGTACGGCCCATCGTGCAAGCGGTCGCTGAGCGCGGCGCGGAAGCCGCCCTGGAGTACGGCGCGTCCTTCGATGGTGTGCGGCCGCCGGCGGTGCGGGTGCCGGACAGCGCACTGCACGCCGCGCTATCCGAGCTGGACCCCGACGTCCGCGACGCACTGCAGGTGATGGTCGAGCGGACCCGCGCCGTGCATACTGATCAGCGCCGTAGCGACGTCACTACGACGCTGGGCCCGGGTGCCACCGTCACCGAGCGCTGGATCCCGGTTGAGCGGGTGGGCTTGTACGTGCCCGGGGGTAACGCTGTGTATCCGTCCAGTGTGGTGATGAATGTGGTGCCCGCCCAGGCCGCCGGTGTCGACTCGCTGGTAATAGCGAGCCCGCCGCAGTCGGCGCCCCAGACCCGATTCGACGGGTTGCCACATCCGACCATCCTGGCCGCTGCGAGGTTACTGGGAGTCGATGAAGTTTGGTCCGTCGGTGGGGCGCAGGCGGTGGCGTTACTGGCCTACGGTGGCACCGACCGCGACGGCAGGGAATTGGTGCCGGTTGACATGATCACCGGCCCCGGCAACATATATGTCACCGCAGCAAAGCGGCTGTGCCGCTCGCAGGTTGGCATCGACGCCGAAGCGGGACCGACCGAGATCGCTATCCTCGCCGACAACATGGCCGATCCCGCGCACGTGGCTGCCGACCTGATCAGTCAGGCCGAACACGATGAAATGGCTGCCAGCGTGCTGGTTACCCCGAGCCAGGATCTGGCCGACGCCACCGACACCGAACTGGCGGCCCAGTTGCAGACCACCGTGCACCGCGAACGGGTGATCGCCGCGCTGCGTGGTCGCCAATCTGCGATCATCCTGGTCGATGATCTGGATGCCGGCGTCCAGGTTGTCAACGCCTATGCCGCTGAGCACCTGGAGATCCAAACCGCAGATGCACCGCAGGTCGCTAGTCGGATACGTTCGGCCGGAGCAATTTTCGTTGGCCCGTGGTCTCCGGTCAGCCTCGGCGACTACTGCGCAGGCTCCAACCACGTGCTACCCACCGCAGGCTGTGCCCGACACTCCAGTGGCCTCTCGGTACAGACCTTCTTACGTGGCGTTCATGTCGTCGACTACACCGAGGCGGCACTCAAAGACGTTTCCGGGCACGTGATCACGCTGGCGAAGGCCGAAGATCTGCCCGCCCACGGCGAGGCGGTACGGCGGAGGTTCGAACGATGA
- a CDS encoding histidinol-phosphate transaminase gives MTGASGSKPTLDDLPLRDDLRGKSPYGAPQLRVPVRLNTNENPHPPTRELVDDVVRSVGEAAVDLHRYPDRDAVALRTDLANYLTAQTGSRVGVENVWAANGSNEILQQLLQAFGGPGRTAIGFVPSYSMHPIICDGTHTEWLEAVRAHDFGLDIETAVAAIVDRRPDVVFITSPNNPTGQSVSLSHLRRLLDVAPGILIVDEAYAEFSSQPSAVELIETYPTKLVVSRTMSKAFAFAGGRLGYLVATPALVEALLLVRLPYHLSLVTQAAARAALRHADDTLGSVATLIAERERVSASLASMGFRVIPSDANFVLFGEFADAPAVWQRYLDAGVLIRDVGILGYLRVTTGLADENEAFLRASARIAATELAPAGASTVGAP, from the coding sequence ATGACCGGAGCATCTGGGTCCAAGCCGACCTTGGACGACCTGCCGCTGCGCGATGATTTGCGAGGCAAATCTCCTTACGGAGCACCGCAGTTAAGGGTTCCGGTACGGCTGAATACCAACGAGAACCCACATCCTCCGACTCGGGAGTTGGTTGACGATGTTGTGCGTTCGGTGGGAGAGGCGGCGGTTGACTTGCACCGCTACCCGGACCGCGACGCGGTGGCATTGCGCACCGATCTGGCCAACTACCTGACTGCACAAACGGGGAGCCGGGTTGGTGTCGAAAATGTGTGGGCGGCCAACGGCTCCAACGAGATCCTGCAGCAATTGCTGCAAGCATTCGGGGGGCCGGGCAGAACCGCGATCGGATTCGTGCCGTCCTACTCGATGCACCCCATCATCTGCGACGGCACGCATACCGAGTGGCTGGAAGCGGTCCGTGCCCACGACTTTGGCCTCGATATCGAGACCGCGGTTGCTGCGATTGTCGATCGCAGGCCGGACGTCGTGTTCATTACCAGCCCCAACAACCCTACCGGCCAGAGTGTTTCGCTGTCGCATCTACGCAGGCTGCTCGACGTGGCACCGGGAATCCTGATTGTCGACGAGGCTTACGCCGAATTCTCGTCACAACCCAGCGCGGTGGAACTCATCGAGACCTACCCGACCAAGCTCGTCGTCAGTCGCACCATGAGCAAGGCATTTGCCTTCGCCGGCGGTCGACTGGGTTACTTGGTTGCCACGCCGGCATTAGTTGAAGCACTGTTGTTGGTACGACTGCCCTACCACTTGTCGTTGGTCACGCAAGCGGCGGCGCGCGCCGCGCTACGCCATGCCGACGACACGCTGGGTAGCGTTGCCACGCTCATCGCCGAGCGCGAGCGCGTGTCAGCAAGTCTGGCCAGCATGGGTTTCCGGGTTATTCCCAGCGACGCGAACTTCGTGCTGTTCGGCGAATTCGCCGATGCGCCAGCCGTCTGGCAGCGCTATCTGGATGCGGGTGTGCTGATCCGCGATGTCGGGATCCTGGGCTACCTGCGCGTTACCACCGGACTTGCCGACGAGAACGAAGCGTTCCTGAGGGCAAGCGCCCGGATCGCTGCCACCGAGCTGGCCCCAGCGGGAGCCAGCACCGTAGGAGCACCATGA
- the hisB gene encoding imidazoleglycerol-phosphate dehydratase HisB, whose translation MTGIQTSTGARRARIERRTRESDIVIELDLDGAGNVDIDTGVPFYDHMLTALGSHASFDLTVRTKGDVEIEAHHTIEDTAIALGQALGQALGDKKGIRRFGDAFIPMDETLAHAAVDVSGRPYCVHTGEPDHLQHTTIAGNSVPYHTVINRHVFESLAMNARIALHVRVLYGRDPHHITEAQYKAVARALRQAVEPDPRVSGVPSTKGVL comes from the coding sequence ATGACAGGTATCCAGACAAGCACCGGCGCCCGGCGTGCGCGTATCGAACGCCGTACCCGCGAATCCGACATCGTCATCGAACTGGATCTAGACGGTGCCGGCAACGTCGATATCGACACCGGCGTACCGTTCTACGACCACATGCTCACGGCCCTGGGGAGCCACGCCAGCTTCGACCTGACGGTGCGCACTAAAGGCGATGTCGAAATCGAAGCGCACCACACCATCGAGGACACCGCGATCGCACTGGGGCAGGCGCTGGGGCAGGCGCTGGGTGACAAGAAGGGCATTCGCCGGTTCGGGGATGCCTTCATCCCGATGGATGAGACCCTGGCGCACGCTGCCGTAGACGTGTCGGGCCGGCCCTACTGTGTGCACACCGGTGAGCCAGATCACCTGCAGCACACCACTATTGCCGGAAATTCGGTGCCTTACCACACCGTGATCAACAGACACGTGTTCGAGTCGTTGGCCATGAACGCACGCATCGCACTACACGTGCGCGTGCTCTATGGTCGTGACCCCCACCACATTACCGAAGCGCAGTACAAGGCCGTCGCCCGTGCTTTGCGCCAGGCCGTCGAGCCCGATCCTCGCGTGTCAGGCGTGCCGTCGACTAAAGGTGTTTTGTGA
- the hisH gene encoding imidazole glycerol phosphate synthase subunit HisH has protein sequence MTGKSVVVLDYGSGNLRSAQRALQRVGADVDVTADTGAALAADGLVVPGVGAFEACMTGLRKIGGELIIAERVTAGRPVLGVCVGMQILFARGVEFGVETQGCGQWSGAVTRLAAPVIPHMGWNTVRTAAGSVLFKGLDAGVRFYFVHSYAAQRWEGASDAQLTWATHQVPFLAAVEDGPLAATQFHPEKSGDAGATVLSNWVESL, from the coding sequence GTGACAGGGAAATCGGTTGTAGTCCTTGATTACGGTTCGGGCAATCTTCGATCGGCGCAACGCGCATTGCAACGGGTTGGCGCCGATGTCGATGTCACCGCCGACACTGGTGCGGCCCTGGCCGCCGATGGCCTGGTGGTGCCGGGTGTCGGTGCCTTCGAAGCGTGCATGACGGGTCTGCGGAAAATTGGTGGTGAGCTAATCATCGCCGAACGGGTCACGGCAGGGCGGCCGGTGCTGGGGGTGTGCGTCGGTATGCAGATCCTGTTTGCCCGCGGAGTGGAGTTCGGAGTGGAGACTCAGGGGTGTGGCCAGTGGTCCGGCGCTGTCACCAGGCTAGCCGCCCCGGTGATCCCGCACATGGGCTGGAACACCGTGCGGACGGCCGCCGGCAGCGTGTTGTTCAAGGGTTTGGATGCGGGCGTTCGGTTTTACTTTGTGCATTCCTATGCGGCGCAGCGATGGGAAGGCGCATCCGATGCGCAATTGACCTGGGCAACCCACCAGGTGCCATTCTTGGCCGCGGTGGAGGACGGCCCGCTGGCCGCCACCCAGTTCCACCCGGAGAAGAGCGGGGACGCCGGAGCCACCGTACTGAGTAACTGGGTCGAGAGCTTGTGA
- the priA gene encoding bifunctional 1-(5-phosphoribosyl)-5-((5-phosphoribosylamino)methylideneamino)imidazole-4-carboxamide isomerase/phosphoribosylanthranilate isomerase PriA, with protein sequence MVPLILLPAVDVVEGRAVRLVQGKAGSETEYGSAVDAALGWQRDGAEWIHLVDLDAAFGRGSNRELLAEVVAKLDVQVELSGGIRDDDSLAAALATGCARVNLGTAALENPQWCARMLAEHGDKVAVGLDVQIVEGRHRLRGRGWETDGGDLWDVLERLDREGCSRFVVTDVTKDGTLAGPNLELLAAVADRTEAPVIASGGVSSLDDLRAIATLSGRGVEGAIVGKALYAGRFTLPQALAAVRE encoded by the coding sequence ATCGTGCCGCTAATTTTGTTGCCCGCTGTCGACGTGGTCGAGGGTCGTGCCGTGCGCCTGGTGCAAGGCAAGGCCGGTAGTGAAACCGAATATGGCTCAGCGGTGGACGCTGCGCTTGGGTGGCAGCGAGACGGCGCCGAGTGGATTCACCTGGTCGACCTCGACGCCGCGTTCGGTCGAGGATCCAACCGCGAATTGTTGGCCGAAGTGGTGGCCAAACTTGACGTGCAGGTCGAGCTGTCCGGTGGCATCCGCGACGACGATTCATTGGCTGCGGCGCTGGCCACCGGCTGTGCCCGGGTGAACCTGGGCACAGCGGCGCTGGAAAACCCGCAGTGGTGTGCGCGCATGCTTGCCGAGCACGGCGATAAGGTGGCAGTAGGTTTGGACGTGCAAATTGTCGAGGGCCGGCATCGGTTGCGTGGGCGCGGCTGGGAAACCGACGGCGGCGACCTTTGGGACGTACTGGAACGCCTTGATCGTGAGGGGTGTTCGAGGTTCGTTGTCACCGATGTCACCAAGGACGGCACGCTCGCTGGCCCGAACCTGGAGTTGCTTGCGGCCGTCGCGGACCGGACCGAGGCGCCGGTAATCGCGTCCGGTGGCGTATCCAGTCTTGATGATTTGCGCGCCATCGCTACGCTTTCCGGTCGTGGGGTCGAGGGCGCCATCGTGGGCAAGGCGCTCTACGCCGGGCGGTTCACTTTGCCGCAGGCGCTGGCCGCGGTACGGGAATAG
- a CDS encoding inositol monophosphatase family protein translates to MDLAARVAPLVEKASTILDAVVPQFVDGHRADSAVPKKGNDFATEVDLAIERQVVAALEAATGIGVHGEEFGGTAVESPWVWVLDPVDGTFNYAAGSPMAAILLALLHDGDPVAGLTWLPFIDERYTAVAGGPLLKNGVPQVSLAPVKLADSLIGVGTFSADSRGPYPGRYRLAVLENLSRVSSRLRMHGSTGIDLVYVADGILGGAISFGGHIWDLAAGVAQVRAAGGIVTGLTGEPWTPETRSVLAAAPGVHGEILEMLRAIGEPEDY, encoded by the coding sequence ATGGATCTGGCGGCGCGGGTGGCCCCGCTCGTTGAAAAGGCGTCGACCATTTTGGATGCGGTAGTACCGCAGTTTGTGGACGGCCACCGCGCCGACTCGGCAGTCCCCAAGAAGGGCAACGACTTCGCGACCGAAGTCGATCTTGCGATTGAGCGGCAGGTCGTCGCCGCGCTTGAAGCGGCCACCGGAATTGGCGTGCACGGCGAGGAGTTCGGTGGTACCGCCGTCGAGTCGCCCTGGGTGTGGGTGCTGGACCCGGTCGACGGCACCTTCAACTATGCGGCAGGATCGCCGATGGCTGCGATTCTGCTGGCCCTGCTGCACGATGGCGATCCAGTGGCGGGCCTGACCTGGTTGCCGTTCATCGACGAGCGCTACACGGCGGTTGCCGGCGGTCCTCTGCTGAAAAACGGTGTGCCACAAGTGTCGTTGGCCCCGGTCAAGCTGGCAGATAGCCTGATCGGAGTCGGCACCTTCAGCGCCGACTCGCGTGGCCCATACCCGGGGCGCTATCGGTTGGCAGTACTGGAGAATCTCAGCCGGGTGTCGTCGCGGTTGCGCATGCATGGATCGACCGGCATAGACCTGGTCTATGTTGCCGATGGAATATTAGGTGGCGCAATAAGTTTCGGCGGCCACATTTGGGATCTTGCAGCAGGAGTGGCCCAGGTGCGGGCCGCGGGTGGCATTGTCACCGGCCTGACCGGCGAACCGTGGACCCCGGAGACGCGCTCAGTGCTGGCCGCAGCACCCGGCGTGCACGGCGAGATCCTTGAGATGCTGCGTGCGATTGGCGAACCGGAGGATTACTGA